From the genome of Methylocystis echinoides:
GGCCCCTCGGTGCGGATGATGACCGAGGCCGACGGCGGCTGTTTGGCCCGGCGAAACGAACCTTCATCGGGCATGACGATGTGAACGCGCGCCGCCTTGACGCCGCGAATGAGCTGGATGGTGCGTGCAAGCTCGCCTTCGAGCGCGCGCACCCGCGTCACCTCCTGCATGAAGGAGGTGAGGCCGAGCGCGCCGACCTTGTCGAAGAGTTCGTAGCCGGCGTTGGCGCTCTGCGGCAGGCCGCGCTCTGCGAGCAGCATACGCGCCTGCGCGGTCTGGCCGTAGGGAACGGACACGGCATTCCCTTCCGGGCTTACGTCGAAGGCGATATTGCTCGCCTTCAGCGCGGCGCCGATGCGGCTCACGTCCTCTCGGTCGAGCCCGGCGTACAGCACCTCGAATGCAGGACGCGAAAGGTAATAGGCTGCGGCGGAGACGATCCCAATGACGAGCGCGAAGATGAGCCCGAGCGCGGCGAGCTTCTTGCCGCCGAGCGCCTTGAGATTATCGAAGAATAGGCTGAGATGATCCATGGCGTCGAAGCAGGCGTCCCCTGTTCCTTTGACGCCAAGAGTCCGCGCACGGGCTTGCGCGAGCGTTGCGCGACGAGCTGTAATCGATCTATTAACAAAAGGTTAATAACAAAACGACTAGGCGGGCCGCTCGTCTATAGCGGCCCGCCCGGCCTGAAGCTTACTGGAACAGCTTCATGATCATCTGCGCGTTCTGGTTCGCGATCGAGAGCGACTGGACGCCGAGCTGCTGCTGCGTCTGCAGCGCCTGCAGGCGGGTCGACGTCTCATTCATATCCGCGTCGACGAGCGACGACACGCCGGTGGTCAACGCCTCGCTCATCGTCCTGATGAACTCGTTCTGCTGCGTCACGCGGGTCTGCGTCGCGCCGATCTCCGCGGCGTAGGTCGTGAGATCGGACAGCGCCTTGTCGGCGTTGGTGAGCGTATCGGCGATGGTCGCCGCAGCAAGATCGCCAGCCGCGAGTGCAGTGAAATTCGTCGCGGCGCCGGCCGCGCCGCCCTGCGATTGCTCCAATATGCCCGCGCCGCCGCCCGCGCTGTCGATCAAGGTGGTGAGCGTCAGATCGATCGTGCCCATCGAGGAATTGTTCGCGCCGGCCCCGTCCGCGTAGGAGGCGATGAATTTCAGCGGACTGGTCTGCGAGCCGTCGAGCGCGTTGAGCCCGGTAAAGGTGGCAGAAGTGACGACGCTCGAGAGCTGCTTGCCGAGCTGCTGCAAGTTCGTGAGAATCTCCGTCGTATCAGCGCCCGGCTGCTGCGCCTGCGCGATGCCGTTCTTGATGTCGTTCATGACCGTGATGGCGCTCTTCACCGCCGCGGCTGCGACATTCAGCACGGAATTGGCGCCAGAAAGCGAGTCGCTGATCGTCGACAACACGGCTCTGTCCGATTTCATCGTCTCGGCGATGGCCCAGGTGGAGGCGTTGTCGGCGGCGCTGGCGATTTTGAGGCCGGTCGAGACCTCCTGCTGCGTCTTGTTCAACGCCGCCTGAGTCGAGCGCAACGACTGAAGCGCGGTGATGGCGGAGGGGTTTACGAGGATGCTGGCCATTTTCGTTGTCCCTTTTCGGTTGAGAAAAATACAAGGGACATACCGGTGTCGCGCCGGTTCCACGGATAAGGCGTCATGCCACGGGCCTCGCCCGTCCGAAGCAAGTAGTCAACCACAAGCCTAAGCAAAGGCCGCGACTCGTGAGCCGCGGCCATGATTTCACTCGAACCTTACTGGAAGAGTTTCAGGATCATCTGCGCGTTCTGGTTCGCGATCGAGAGCGACTGGACGCCGAGCTGCTGCTGCGTCTGCAACGCCTGCAGGCGGGTCGACGTTTCATTCATATCCGCGTCGACGAGCGACGACACGCCGGTGGTCAACGCCTCGCTCATCGTCTTGATGAAATCGTTCTGCTGCGTCACGCGGGTCTGCGTCGCGCCGATCTCGGCGGCGTAGGTCGTGAGATCGGACAGCGCCTTGTCGGCGTTGGTGAGCGTATCGGCGATCGTCGCCGCAGCAAGATCGCCGGCGGCGAGCGAAGTGAAATTCGTCGCGGCGCCGGCCGCGCCGCCCTGCGCCTGTTCCAAAATCCCCGTGCCGGCGCCCGCGCTGTCGATCAGCGTCGTCGGCGTCAGGTCGATTGTGGCGATGGAGGAGTTATTGGCGCCCGCGCCGTCGGTGTAAGACGCGATGAATTTCACCGAGGTCTGGGAGCCGTCGAGAACGTTCAAGCCGGTGAAATTCGCCGAGGCCACGATGCTCGAGAGCTGCTTGCCGAGCTGCGCCAGGCTCGTCAAAATTTTCCCCGTATCAGCGCCCGGCTGCTGAGCCTGCGCAATGCCATTCTTGATGTCGTTCATGACAGTGATCGCGCTCTTGACGGCCGCGGCGGCGACGTTGAGCACGGAGTTGGCGCCCGAGAGCGAGTCGCTGATGGTCGCCAAAACGGTCTTGTCGGACTTCATCGTCTCGGCAATCGACCATGTCGAGGCGTTGTCGGCCGCGCTCGAAATTTTCAAGCCGGTCGAGACCTCCTGTTGCGTCTTGTTCAACGCCGACTGGGTGGTGCGCAGCGACTGGAGGGCGGTGATCGCAGATGGGTTTACGAGAATGCTAGCCATTTGAGGATGTCCCTTGTTGGACTGAGAACATGTAAGGGACATGCCGGTGTCGCGCCGGCTCATCGGATAAGGCGTCATGCCGCGGGCGCGAGCCCGTCCGAAGCAACTAATCGACTGAATACGCGGCTTGCGATTTTACAGATCGACGCCACAACTCTATCGGAAGCTGCGCCATTGAAAATGAGAATGCCCAAACGGGCTTAATGGACAGTTAACAACCAAGTCTCAGGCGGCGGCGCCGCAGCACTTTTTGTATTTCTTGCCCGAGCCGCAGGGACAGGGATCATTGCGGCCCGGCTGGGCGCCTTTCACGATCGGCTGGTTTTTGCGGTTCGCCTCTTCCTGGAAATACCAGCGGCCGTCCACCTTGCTAAAGAGCGAGCGCTCACGATGCGCATAGCGTTCGCCGTCGAGACTGAAATTGGCGATGAACTCCACATAGCCGGTTTCGTCGCCCTCCTGCCCGTCCTCGGTCGAGAGCACCTCGAGACCCAGCCATTGCGACTGTCTGGCCCAGTGGGTGATCGCCTTGCGGTCGAAATCGTCGCGGGTTCCGGGCGCCAAGGTCGCTTCCAGATAGTCGACGTCGCCTTGCGCAAAGGCGGTATAGCGCGATCGCATGAGCGCTTCCGCCGTCGGCGGCGCCTTGCCCGCCTCGAGATAGGGCTTGCAACAATCGACATAGTCGCGCTTGTCGGCGTCGATCATGCGGCACGGGCAAGTTGAATCTGTCGTCATGCTGGTTTTCGCTCTCGCGCGAAGCTCGGGAAAGGCGCGCTGGACCGCGCGTATGGGATGCTGCGACGGGCGGCAGTCTTGGGGGCCGGACGCGCCGCTCCGTTTACGGACAGGCTGGCGTCAGGCCGCGCCCTTCTTCTCGGCGTCGAGGATCTTGACGGCCTCGATGGCGATCGGCTCGAGGCCGACGCCGCCATGGCGGACATGTTCGCAGATGGTCTCGCGCATGTGGGGAGCCCAGAACTTGCGCAGATGCTCGGCCATGCCGGCGGCGGCGCCGATCTTCTGCGCCCCGAAAAAGGCGCCGATCTGATTGGCCATTTTCACGAGCTTCTCAACTGAATCATGCGACATGAGCGGAAACCTGTTCGAGGATGCGTCCTGGATGGGTGAAGATTTCGAAATCGCGGCCCCGCATCACGGCCACGAGCGTCATACCGCATTTTTCGGCGCTGCGAACCGCCAGTGCGGTCGGCGCCGACACGGCGGCGATGATTGGCGCGCCGATCCGGGCGGCTTTCTGCACGAGCTCGACGGAGACGCGGCTCGTCATCAGCACGACGCCCTGCGATGCGGCGAGGCCCTGGCGCGCCAGCGCGCCGGCGAGCTTGTCGAGCGCATTGTGGCGGCCGACGTCCTCGCGCACGATCAGCGCGCCGGACCCGGGATTCCAGAAAGCCGCGGCATGCACGGCGCGCGTCTCCTGATTGAGCGTCTGCGCCCCCGGCATACGATCCATCGCCTCGATGAGCCCCTCCGCCGTCACGGTGAGCGCATTGTCGAGCGTCGGCAGGCTGCGCGTCGCCGCCTCGAGGCTTTCGACCCCGCAGAGCCCGCAACCCGTCGGGCCGGCCATCGAGCGGCGCCGGTCGGCATAGGCCTCCTGGCGCCCGCCGCCGAGCCAGCTGCGCAATTCCACGCCCAACTCGGACGACACCACCTCGACTGCGCCGGCGTCCTCCGCGCGGTCCACCAGCCCTTCGGTGATCGCGAAGCCCACCGCAAAATCTTCGAGATCGGCGGGCGTCGCCATCATCACCGCATGGGTGGACCCGCCATAGGTAAAGGCGATCGGCGTCTCCTCGGGGATCACGCGTGAAGAGCGCGCCGTCACATCGTGACGGCGCGCCAGGCAATCTACCCGAAGAGACGGCGACGGTATGTCGATCATTCCGCCGCGTCGATGGTGCTCGCGATCCGCCGCGCATTGTCGGACAGTTCGCGATACTTCTCCTGGAACTCGGTGGGGCCGTTGCTCTTCGAGATCTGAACGGCCGTCACCTTGTATTCCGGACAGTTGGTCGCCCAGTCCGAATTGTCGGTGGTCACGACATTGGTGTTGCACAGCGGGTGGTGGAAGGTCGTGTAGACCACGCCGGGCGCCACGCGATCGGTGATCTGGGCGCGCAGCGTCGTCTCGCCGGCGCGGCTCGCAACCTTCACCCAATCGCCCTCGCAGACGCCGCGCTCTTCCGCGTCATGCGGATGGATTTCGAGCACGTCTTCCTCATGCCATCGGCTGTTCTCGGTGCGGCGGGTCTGCGCGCCGACGTTGTACTGCGACAGGATGCGGCCGGTGGTCAGCAGCAGCGGGAAGCGCGGCCCCACCTTCTCGTCGGTCGGGACATATTCGGTGATGACGAATTTGCCCTTCCCGCGCGCGAAGCCGTCGATGTGCATGATCGGCATGCCGTCCGGCGCGTCGTCGTTACACGGCCACTGCACCGAGCCCACTTCCTCGAGCAGGTCGTAAGAGACGTTGTGGAACGACGGCGTGAGCCGCGCGATCTCGTCCATGACCTCGGACGGGTTCTTGTAGTTCCACTTCATCCCGAGCTTGTTGGCGAGGAGCTGGGTGATCTCCCAGTCGCCATAGCCGTTCTTCGGCGTCATCACCTTGCGGATGCGCTGGATGCGGCGCTCGGCGTTGGTGAAGGTGCCGTCCTTCTCGAGGAAGGAGGAGCCCGGCAGGAAGACATGCGCATAATGCGCCGACTCCACCAGGAACAGGTCCTGCACGATCACGATTTCCATATTGGCGAGCGCCGCCGAAACATGGCGCGTGTCCGGGTCGGACTGGAGAATGTCCTCGCCCTGCAGATAAAGACCCTTGAAGCGGCCCTCGATCGCCGCGTCGAACATGTTGGGAATGCGCAGGCCGGGCTCGGGATCGAGCTTGACGCCCCAGTCGGCCTCGAACACCGACCGCGCGGCCGCGCCCGAAATGTGCTGATAGCCCGGCAGTTCATGGGGGAACGAGCCCATGTCGCAGGAGCCCTGCACATTGTTCTGGCCGCGCAGCGGGTTCACGCCGACGCCGCGGCGGCCGAGATTGCCGGTCGCCATGGCGAGATTGGCGATGCCCATCACGGTGGTCGAGCCTTGCGAATGCTCCGTCACGCCGAGGCCGTAATAGATCGCGGCATTGCCGCCGCGCGCATAGAGACGCGCCGCGCCACGAATGTCTTCGGCCTTCACGCCGAGGACGGATTCGAGGGCCTCGGGACTGTTGCGGTCGAGCGAAACGTAATCGGCCCAGGCCTGGAATTCGTCCCAGTCGCAGCGATGGCGGACGAAGGATTCGTTGACGAGGCCTTCCTTCACGATGACATGGGCGAGCGCCGTGATCATCGCGACATTGGTGCCGGGCTTCAGCGCCAGATGGTAGTCGGCCTCAACATGGGGCGACCGCACGAGGTCGATGCGGCGCGGATCGATGACGATCAGCTTGGCGCCATCACGCAGGCGCGCCTTCATGCGCGAGCCGAACACCGGATGGGCGTCGGTCGGATTGGCGCCGATGACGAGAATGACGTCGGCCTCGTCGACCGAGTCGAAGTCCTGCGTGCCGGCCGAGGTGCCGAAGGCCTGGTTGAGGCCATAGCCGGTCGGCGAATGGCAGACGCGGGCGCAGGTGTCGACATTGTTGTTGCCGAAGCCGGCGCGCACGAGCTTCTGAACGAGATAGGTCTCTTCGTTCGAGCAGCGCGACGAGGTGATCGCGCCAACCGACCCCTTGCCGTATTTCGCCTGCACGGCGCTGAGACGGTCGGCGGCGAAGGTCAGAGCCTCGTCCCAGGAGACGACCCGCCACGGCTCGTCGATCGACTCGCGGATCATCGGGTCCAGGATACGGTCCCCGTGATGGGCGTAGCCATAGGCGAAGCGGCCCTTGATGCAGCTATGGCCGTGATTGGCCTTGCCGTCCTTCCAGGGGACCATGCGGACGACTTCCTCGCCGCGCATCTCGGCCTTGAAGGTGCAGCCGACGCCGCAATAGGCGCAGGTGGTGATCTCGGAATGCTCCGGCTGGCCGATGGCGATGACGGAGTTCTCGGTCAGCGTCGCGGTCGGGCAGGCCTGCACGCAGGCGCCGCAGGAGACGCATTCCGACTCCATGAAGGCTTCGTCCATGCCGGGCGACACGCGCGAATCAAAGCCGCGGCCGGAGATCGTCAGCGCGAATGTGCCCTGCACTTCCTCGCAGGCGCGCACGCAGCGGTTACAAACGATGCACTTGGACGGGTCATAGGTGAAATAGGGGTTCGACTCGTCCTTCGGTTTCCAGTTGAAGT
Proteins encoded in this window:
- the fdhD gene encoding formate dehydrogenase accessory sulfurtransferase FdhD → MIDIPSPSLRVDCLARRHDVTARSSRVIPEETPIAFTYGGSTHAVMMATPADLEDFAVGFAITEGLVDRAEDAGAVEVVSSELGVELRSWLGGGRQEAYADRRRSMAGPTGCGLCGVESLEAATRSLPTLDNALTVTAEGLIEAMDRMPGAQTLNQETRAVHAAAFWNPGSGALIVREDVGRHNALDKLAGALARQGLAASQGVVLMTSRVSVELVQKAARIGAPIIAAVSAPTALAVRSAEKCGMTLVAVMRGRDFEIFTHPGRILEQVSAHVA
- a CDS encoding YchJ family protein; this encodes MTTDSTCPCRMIDADKRDYVDCCKPYLEAGKAPPTAEALMRSRYTAFAQGDVDYLEATLAPGTRDDFDRKAITHWARQSQWLGLEVLSTEDGQEGDETGYVEFIANFSLDGERYAHRERSLFSKVDGRWYFQEEANRKNQPIVKGAQPGRNDPCPCGSGKKYKKCCGAAA
- the fdhF gene encoding formate dehydrogenase subunit alpha, whose translation is MTLIKEIDYGTPQSKSENMVTLTIDGKSVTVPEGTSIMRAAMEAGTEIPKLCATDSIKAFGSCRLCVIEIDGRNGTPASCTTPVAPGIAVKTQTPRLAAIRRGVMELYISDHPLDCLTCAANGDCELQDMAGAVGLRDVRYGYDGANHVFARNSGEANFNWKPKDESNPYFTYDPSKCIVCNRCVRACEEVQGTFALTISGRGFDSRVSPGMDEAFMESECVSCGACVQACPTATLTENSVIAIGQPEHSEITTCAYCGVGCTFKAEMRGEEVVRMVPWKDGKANHGHSCIKGRFAYGYAHHGDRILDPMIRESIDEPWRVVSWDEALTFAADRLSAVQAKYGKGSVGAITSSRCSNEETYLVQKLVRAGFGNNNVDTCARVCHSPTGYGLNQAFGTSAGTQDFDSVDEADVILVIGANPTDAHPVFGSRMKARLRDGAKLIVIDPRRIDLVRSPHVEADYHLALKPGTNVAMITALAHVIVKEGLVNESFVRHRCDWDEFQAWADYVSLDRNSPEALESVLGVKAEDIRGAARLYARGGNAAIYYGLGVTEHSQGSTTVMGIANLAMATGNLGRRGVGVNPLRGQNNVQGSCDMGSFPHELPGYQHISGAAARSVFEADWGVKLDPEPGLRIPNMFDAAIEGRFKGLYLQGEDILQSDPDTRHVSAALANMEIVIVQDLFLVESAHYAHVFLPGSSFLEKDGTFTNAERRIQRIRKVMTPKNGYGDWEITQLLANKLGMKWNYKNPSEVMDEIARLTPSFHNVSYDLLEEVGSVQWPCNDDAPDGMPIMHIDGFARGKGKFVITEYVPTDEKVGPRFPLLLTTGRILSQYNVGAQTRRTENSRWHEEDVLEIHPHDAEERGVCEGDWVKVASRAGETTLRAQITDRVAPGVVYTTFHHPLCNTNVVTTDNSDWATNCPEYKVTAVQISKSNGPTEFQEKYRELSDNARRIASTIDAAE
- a CDS encoding formate dehydrogenase subunit delta, whose amino-acid sequence is MANQIGAFFGAQKIGAAAGMAEHLRKFWAPHMRETICEHVRHGGVGLEPIAIEAVKILDAEKKGAA
- a CDS encoding flagellin translates to MASILVNPSAITALQSLRTTQSALNKTQQEVSTGLKISSAADNASTWSIAETMKSDKTVLATISDSLSGANSVLNVAAAAVKSAITVMNDIKNGIAQAQQPGADTGKILTSLAQLGKQLSSIVASANFTGLNVLDGSQTSVKFIASYTDGAGANNSSIATIDLTPTTLIDSAGAGTGILEQAQGGAAGAATNFTSLAAGDLAAATIADTLTNADKALSDLTTYAAEIGATQTRVTQQNDFIKTMSEALTTGVSSLVDADMNETSTRLQALQTQQQLGVQSLSIANQNAQMILKLFQ
- a CDS encoding flagellin — encoded protein: MASILVNPSAITALQSLRSTQAALNKTQQEVSTGLKIASAADNASTWAIAETMKSDRAVLSTISDSLSGANSVLNVAAAAVKSAITVMNDIKNGIAQAQQPGADTTEILTNLQQLGKQLSSVVTSATFTGLNALDGSQTSPLKFIASYADGAGANNSSMGTIDLTLTTLIDSAGGGAGILEQSQGGAAGAATNFTALAAGDLAAATIADTLTNADKALSDLTTYAAEIGATQTRVTQQNEFIRTMSEALTTGVSSLVDADMNETSTRLQALQTQQQLGVQSLSIANQNAQMIMKLFQ